A genome region from Terriglobales bacterium includes the following:
- a CDS encoding response regulator, producing MDSSRPTRLLFVDDEESIRITMPSILRMHGFDVTSCATVPEALECIQKEEFDVLLADLNIGQPGDGFTVVSAMRRTQPDAVTIIITGYPAFETALEAIRNQVDDYIVKPANIPALLSNIQERLRSQQPRFQRPLLRLATLLHQYQKEVMEDWLTMCNGDSEINSIPLNDRERADHIPVMLAEVIEMLEEHRGVVSDAALAAATQHGHQRRRQGYTLPMVLKESRFLRRALLTAIQRHLLEANISYLMSDLIDLSENLDTQIRYSVEAFLSLHSEPRVA from the coding sequence TTGGACTCCTCCCGCCCAACCCGTCTCCTGTTCGTTGACGATGAGGAGAGTATCCGCATCACCATGCCCTCCATCTTGCGCATGCATGGCTTTGACGTCACCTCCTGCGCCACCGTTCCGGAGGCCCTGGAGTGCATACAGAAGGAAGAATTCGACGTGCTTCTCGCCGATCTCAACATCGGCCAGCCCGGCGACGGTTTTACCGTGGTCAGCGCCATGCGCCGCACCCAGCCTGACGCGGTCACTATCATCATCACCGGCTACCCAGCCTTTGAAACCGCGCTTGAGGCCATCCGCAACCAGGTCGACGATTACATTGTTAAGCCGGCCAATATTCCGGCCCTGCTTTCGAATATCCAGGAGCGGCTGCGCAGCCAACAGCCTCGCTTCCAGCGTCCGCTGCTCCGGCTAGCCACTCTGCTCCATCAATATCAAAAGGAGGTGATGGAGGACTGGCTGACCATGTGCAATGGCGACTCCGAGATCAACTCCATTCCGCTGAATGACCGGGAGCGCGCCGACCATATTCCCGTGATGCTGGCCGAGGTGATTGAAATGCTGGAGGAGCATCGCGGCGTTGTCAGCGACGCCGCCCTTGCCGCCGCCACTCAGCACGGCCACCAGCGCCGCCGGCAGGGCTATACCTTGCCCATGGTGCTCAAGGAGAGCCGTTTCCTCCGCCGCGCTCTTCTCACCGCCATCCAACGTCACCTGCTGGAGGCCAACATCAGCTACCTGATGTCCGACCTCATCGATCTCAGCGAAAACCTCGATACCCAAATCCGCTACTCGGTTGAAGCGTTCCTCAGCTTGCATTCCGAACCCCGCGTCGCCTGA
- a CDS encoding response regulator transcription factor — protein MAKIKCLLVDDHTLFRQGVRRLLEGESDFEIVGESPDAGDAVEKARELRPDIVLMDIGMPGLSSFEAARQVRKNRPETKVLFLTMYEDEDYLVQCLEVGAAGYVLKDTPAQQLVSAVRDVYKGGKYLSSQVLGKLVEDFRARVRDAKMRPRISTLTPREREILKLLAEGNSVKEIAVLLGLSVKTVEAHKFNLMRKLDIHNKAQLVTYAIQKKIIKIPVNQ, from the coding sequence ATGGCCAAGATCAAATGTTTACTGGTGGACGACCACACCCTTTTCCGCCAAGGCGTACGCCGCCTGCTGGAGGGGGAATCCGATTTTGAAATCGTGGGCGAATCGCCCGACGCCGGCGATGCCGTGGAGAAGGCCCGCGAGCTTCGCCCCGACATCGTGCTGATGGATATTGGCATGCCCGGCCTCTCGTCTTTCGAGGCGGCGCGCCAGGTCCGCAAGAATCGCCCTGAAACCAAGGTCCTGTTCCTCACCATGTATGAGGACGAGGATTATCTCGTGCAGTGCCTGGAAGTCGGCGCCGCCGGCTACGTTCTCAAGGACACGCCTGCGCAGCAACTGGTCAGCGCCGTGCGCGACGTTTATAAGGGCGGCAAGTATCTCAGTTCCCAGGTATTGGGCAAGCTGGTCGAGGACTTTCGCGCCCGCGTGCGCGATGCCAAGATGCGTCCGCGCATCTCCACCCTGACCCCGCGGGAGCGCGAAATCCTGAAGCTGCTCGCCGAAGGCAATTCGGTCAAGGAAATCGCAGTGCTCCTGGGCCTCAGCGTCAAGACCGTGGAAGCGCACAAGTTCAACCTCATGCGCAAGCTCGACATTCATAACAAAGCGCAGCTGGTGACTTACGCCATCCAGAAAAAGATCATCAAGATCCCGGTCAACCAGTAG
- a CDS encoding GAF domain-containing sensor histidine kinase translates to MLPLGHKYRARIVELAGVLKPVFAAITAAWRAQMFEEFQLDGRAMAALERLNLGTGFALFCQEDFSSFFENLTYYGTRLSKLKVDTRTVARSLEIYQSLCEPHVQQLIPGELMETTAALEMFGSATFIAVSGAYFDAQRGESAALLSVLDAELNAQSVPALLDQILRITRDTFRANVGVLMLRDENNELRLQASVGLDGLVADDISIPLGRGFTGMIALTGEPAILADLDTSDGLLNPALRTRAKALWGVPLKTSGEVIGVLSIGFGKPYQWLPTELEMLRAIADRSALAIERARITEALREREARIAELSAHLLRVQEEERKRISRELHDETGQALMVIRLYLGMLESSAGARARGKIRETLGVVDRTIEGIRRIIGRLSPLVLQELGLIAAIRKEAKDLAKTTGVKARVAVSDDVGRLAPEVEAALYRVVQEALHNVAKHAQAKAANIQMTRENALIRLYIEDDGQGMSKPSGFTGRSFGLAGMRERISMLGGSVKVTSTKGVGTRIEVTLPAPQRQPEGPSELQTRNTRALTAVAGDSRQESA, encoded by the coding sequence ATGCTGCCGCTCGGGCACAAGTATCGTGCTCGCATCGTGGAACTCGCGGGCGTGTTGAAGCCGGTCTTTGCCGCGATCACGGCGGCCTGGCGCGCTCAAATGTTCGAGGAGTTCCAACTCGACGGCCGCGCCATGGCGGCGCTGGAGCGGCTGAATCTCGGCACCGGTTTCGCCCTTTTCTGCCAGGAAGACTTCAGCAGCTTTTTTGAAAACCTTACTTACTACGGCACTCGTCTGAGCAAGCTCAAGGTGGACACCCGCACGGTGGCGCGGTCGCTGGAGATCTACCAGTCCCTTTGCGAGCCGCACGTGCAGCAGCTCATCCCCGGCGAACTGATGGAAACCACCGCCGCGCTGGAAATGTTCGGCTCCGCCACTTTCATTGCCGTCTCCGGTGCATATTTTGACGCGCAGCGGGGTGAATCCGCTGCGCTGCTCTCGGTCCTGGATGCCGAACTTAACGCCCAGAGCGTGCCCGCGCTGCTCGACCAGATATTGCGCATTACCCGTGACACCTTTCGCGCCAATGTCGGCGTACTGATGTTGCGCGACGAGAACAACGAGCTTCGCCTGCAGGCCAGTGTCGGCCTCGATGGCCTGGTGGCCGACGACATCAGCATTCCTCTTGGCCGCGGCTTTACCGGCATGATCGCCCTTACCGGCGAGCCGGCAATTCTCGCCGATCTTGATACTTCCGACGGCTTGCTGAACCCGGCGCTGCGCACCCGCGCCAAGGCCCTCTGGGGCGTGCCGCTGAAGACCAGCGGCGAAGTCATCGGCGTGCTCAGCATCGGCTTCGGCAAGCCCTACCAGTGGCTGCCAACCGAACTGGAGATGCTGCGCGCCATCGCCGACCGCTCCGCGCTGGCCATCGAGCGCGCCCGCATTACGGAAGCGCTTCGCGAACGCGAAGCCCGCATCGCCGAGCTCTCCGCCCACCTGCTGCGCGTGCAGGAAGAGGAGCGCAAGCGAATTAGCCGTGAGCTGCACGACGAAACCGGCCAAGCCCTCATGGTCATCCGCCTTTACCTCGGCATGCTGGAATCCAGCGCCGGTGCGCGCGCCCGCGGCAAGATTCGCGAAACCCTCGGCGTCGTGGACCGCACAATTGAAGGCATCCGCCGCATCATCGGCCGTCTCTCGCCGCTAGTCCTGCAGGAGCTGGGGTTGATCGCCGCCATTCGCAAGGAAGCCAAGGATTTGGCTAAGACTACCGGGGTGAAGGCCCGGGTCGCTGTCTCCGATGACGTTGGCCGGCTGGCGCCCGAAGTCGAAGCCGCCTTGTATCGCGTTGTTCAGGAGGCGCTGCACAACGTGGCCAAGCACGCCCAGGCCAAGGCAGCCAACATCCAGATGACCCGCGAAAATGCGCTGATCCGGCTTTACATCGAGGATGACGGCCAAGGCATGTCCAAGCCCTCCGGTTTCACCGGGCGCAGCTTCGGACTGGCCGGCATGCGCGAGCGCATCAGCATGCTTGGCGGCTCGGTGAAGGTGACCTCCACCAAAGGCGTGGGAACCAGGATTGAAGTCACCCTGCCGGCGCCCCAGCGCCAGCCGGAGGGGCCTTCAGAATTGCAGACGCGCAACACCCGGGCTTTGACCGCCGTGGCCGGCGACAGCCGCCAGGAGTCAGCCTGA
- the aroC gene encoding chorismate synthase: MFRFFTAGESHGEALVALVSGVPAGVAVEQPFLDRELWRRQQGYGRGGRMKIERDTARLVAGVRHGKTIGSPIAILLENKDWKNWQESLPVGEGDPAKHKKVSSPRPGHADLAGALKYNFPEARYVLERSSARETAARVAAGAVAKLFLRELGIEVWSHVIAVGKVAVEREVKWEEIAALSRREEVLLNCADAGVEQKMKAEVDKATDARDTVGGVFEARAHNVPPGLGTYANWDERLDGLLAQAVMSLQAVKAVEIGSGITAAGAMGSMVHDEIGYAKQGGEFTSFTRQANRAGGLEGGVSNGEEIIVRGYLKPISTLRRPLGSVDFQTREPVKAAYERSDVCVVPAAGVGAEAMIALTLARCALEKFGGDSMGETKRNFEGYVEQLRRF; encoded by the coding sequence ATGTTTCGTTTTTTCACCGCCGGAGAATCGCACGGGGAAGCGCTGGTGGCGTTGGTGTCGGGCGTACCGGCCGGAGTTGCCGTTGAGCAGCCGTTCCTGGATCGGGAGCTGTGGCGACGGCAGCAGGGTTACGGGCGCGGCGGGCGCATGAAGATCGAGCGCGACACGGCGCGCCTTGTCGCGGGCGTCCGGCATGGAAAAACGATCGGCTCGCCGATCGCAATTCTGCTCGAGAACAAGGATTGGAAGAACTGGCAGGAGTCGCTGCCGGTGGGCGAGGGAGACCCGGCGAAACATAAGAAGGTCAGCTCTCCGCGTCCGGGACACGCCGACCTGGCAGGCGCGCTGAAGTATAACTTCCCGGAGGCGCGGTACGTGCTGGAACGCTCGTCGGCGCGCGAGACGGCGGCGCGGGTGGCGGCGGGGGCCGTGGCAAAATTATTTTTGCGCGAACTCGGCATTGAAGTCTGGAGCCACGTGATAGCGGTGGGAAAGGTGGCGGTGGAGCGCGAAGTGAAGTGGGAGGAAATTGCCGCACTGAGCCGTCGCGAAGAAGTTCTGCTGAACTGCGCCGATGCCGGCGTCGAGCAAAAGATGAAAGCAGAAGTGGACAAGGCAACCGATGCGCGCGACACCGTGGGCGGAGTGTTCGAAGCGCGCGCGCACAACGTCCCGCCGGGCCTGGGCACGTATGCGAACTGGGACGAGCGCCTGGACGGGCTGCTGGCGCAGGCGGTGATGTCGTTGCAGGCGGTCAAGGCGGTGGAGATCGGCAGTGGGATCACGGCGGCCGGCGCCATGGGCTCGATGGTGCACGACGAAATCGGCTACGCGAAGCAAGGCGGCGAATTCACCAGCTTCACGCGCCAGGCGAACCGTGCCGGAGGCCTGGAAGGCGGCGTGTCCAACGGCGAGGAGATCATCGTGCGCGGGTACCTGAAGCCGATCTCGACGTTGAGGCGCCCGCTGGGGTCGGTGGATTTCCAAACCCGCGAGCCGGTCAAGGCGGCCTACGAGCGCTCCGACGTGTGCGTGGTCCCGGCGGCGGGCGTGGGGGCGGAAGCGATGATCGCGCTCACCCTGGCGCGCTGCGCGCTGGAGAAGTTCGGGGGAGATAGCATGGGGGAGACAAAGCGCAATTTTGAGGGATATGTGGAGCAGTTGAGGAGATTTTAG
- the def gene encoding peptide deformylase, whose amino-acid sequence MIYPIVKYGDPVLEKPAAEVTQFDAELQKLLDDMFESMYAAHGVGLAAPQIGIGKRIAVIDVTFQEDPAAKLVLVNPEIIHTEGRHRQQEGCLSLPEFREDVTRPRVATVRAQDAKGNWFEKTGEDLLARALMHETDHLDGKLYISHISALKRDLIKRKIRKLIKQREW is encoded by the coding sequence ATGATCTATCCCATCGTGAAATATGGCGACCCGGTGCTGGAGAAGCCGGCGGCAGAGGTCACGCAGTTCGACGCGGAACTGCAGAAGCTGCTCGATGACATGTTCGAGTCGATGTACGCCGCGCACGGAGTGGGTCTGGCGGCGCCGCAGATCGGCATCGGCAAGCGCATCGCCGTGATTGACGTCACCTTCCAGGAAGATCCGGCCGCCAAGCTGGTGCTGGTGAATCCGGAGATCATTCACACCGAGGGACGCCACCGGCAGCAGGAGGGGTGTCTCAGCCTGCCGGAATTTCGCGAAGACGTAACCCGGCCGCGCGTGGCCACGGTGCGGGCGCAGGACGCGAAGGGAAACTGGTTCGAAAAAACCGGGGAAGACCTGCTGGCGCGCGCGCTCATGCACGAGACCGATCACCTCGACGGCAAGCTGTACATCAGCCACATCTCGGCGCTGAAACGAGACCTGATCAAGCGGAAGATCAGAAAGCTAATCAAGCAGCGAGAATGGTAG
- the fmt gene encoding methionyl-tRNA formyltransferase, with the protein MDLIFCGTPQFAVPTLQALVDAGHHVRLVVTQPDRPSGRGMAVSAPPVKQLAQMLELEVAQPEKIKNNLEFRALLEKLRPEAIVVVGYGRIIPQWMIDLPPLGNINLHGSLLPKYRGAAPVQWAIAMGEPVTGVTTMRIDAGLDTGDMLLQRETPIAPEDTALTVGPRLAAIGAPLMVETLEGLKLGSIAPREQDNAMATLAPILKKEDGLIDFRRRAREIWNRLRGFQPWPGAYTSFRGKNLNVWQAREDQESAGAPGEIRVEGDRLLVGCGGGTALELVTVQPEGKKRMSARDFVHGYHPKSGEPLGTDVPRDTEAQSQP; encoded by the coding sequence ATGGATCTGATTTTCTGTGGCACGCCGCAATTCGCCGTCCCCACGCTGCAGGCCTTGGTGGATGCCGGGCACCATGTGCGCCTGGTGGTGACGCAACCGGACCGTCCCAGCGGACGCGGCATGGCGGTGAGCGCTCCGCCGGTGAAGCAATTGGCGCAGATGCTGGAGCTGGAGGTCGCGCAGCCGGAAAAGATCAAGAACAACCTGGAATTCCGCGCGCTTCTGGAAAAGCTCCGGCCGGAGGCGATTGTGGTGGTCGGGTACGGGCGGATTATTCCGCAGTGGATGATCGATTTGCCGCCGCTGGGCAACATCAACCTGCACGGCTCGCTGCTGCCAAAATATCGCGGCGCCGCGCCGGTGCAGTGGGCGATCGCGATGGGGGAACCCGTCACCGGTGTGACCACGATGCGGATTGACGCGGGCCTCGACACCGGAGACATGCTGTTGCAGCGCGAAACGCCGATCGCCCCCGAAGACACAGCGCTCACGGTGGGGCCGCGGCTGGCCGCCATCGGCGCGCCCCTGATGGTCGAAACACTGGAAGGATTGAAATTAGGATCCATTGCGCCGCGGGAGCAGGACAATGCAATGGCGACGCTGGCGCCGATTCTCAAGAAAGAAGATGGCCTGATCGATTTCCGCCGCCGCGCGCGCGAGATCTGGAACCGGCTGCGCGGGTTTCAGCCGTGGCCCGGTGCGTACACCTCCTTTCGCGGCAAGAACCTGAACGTTTGGCAAGCGCGGGAGGATCAGGAGTCAGCGGGCGCGCCCGGCGAGATCAGGGTTGAAGGCGACCGTTTGCTCGTCGGGTGCGGCGGGGGCACGGCGCTTGAACTTGTGACCGTACAGCCGGAAGGGAAGAAGCGCATGTCGGCGCGGGACTTTGTGCATGGATATCATCCGAAATCCGGAGAACCCCTGGGAACTGATGTACCCAGAGACACAGAGGCACAGAGCCAGCCATAA
- the rsmB gene encoding 16S rRNA (cytosine(967)-C(5))-methyltransferase RsmB: MPSPAREAAFDILFRVEQKDAYASELLHSERLDALSPQDRALCTELVMGTLRWRSRLDLGLGAVSSQPLDKLDPEVLTALRLGTYQIAFLRLPVRAAVNESVELVKRARRRYSVPFANAVLRKLAAKPELMEPILSPGPKTVLDLAGLYAHPLWLAERWAERYGIEVAEKICAFDQQPPETSLRLRDPAAEQELLQEGIELQPGALLTSARRVSKGAITQTRAFREGRIAIQDEASQLVALLVGGGERLLDCCAAPGGKTAIMAERNPEAEIIAADVHPHRAALLMERMRQWPNVTVMAANATELGVCGLFDGVLADVPCSGTGTLARNPEIKWRLTSDDLSDLHGRQAAILGATLQHVRGGGIMLYSTCSLEPEENVQVVEEVLQSRPDFRIVDCRGELERLNDSGELAWGDLDSLLDGPYLRTIPGVQPGDGFFGAILAKE; the protein is encoded by the coding sequence ATGCCCTCTCCCGCGCGCGAAGCCGCGTTCGACATCCTGTTCCGCGTGGAGCAGAAGGACGCGTACGCTTCCGAGTTGCTGCACTCCGAGCGTCTCGACGCGCTCTCGCCACAGGACCGTGCGCTCTGCACTGAGCTGGTGATGGGCACGCTGCGGTGGCGCTCGCGGCTTGACCTCGGCCTTGGGGCGGTTTCGTCGCAGCCGCTGGACAAACTCGATCCCGAAGTGCTGACCGCGCTGCGGCTGGGCACGTACCAGATCGCGTTTCTGCGCTTACCGGTTCGCGCGGCGGTCAACGAAAGCGTGGAACTGGTGAAGCGCGCGCGGCGGCGCTACTCGGTGCCGTTCGCCAATGCCGTGCTGCGCAAGCTCGCTGCTAAGCCCGAGCTGATGGAGCCGATCCTCTCTCCAGGACCAAAAACAGTGCTTGACCTTGCCGGGCTCTACGCGCATCCGCTTTGGCTGGCGGAACGCTGGGCGGAGCGTTACGGCATCGAGGTCGCCGAAAAAATCTGCGCCTTCGATCAGCAGCCGCCGGAAACCTCGCTGCGCTTGCGCGATCCCGCCGCTGAACAGGAACTGCTTCAAGAGGGCATCGAATTACAGCCGGGCGCCCTGCTCACTTCCGCACGCCGCGTCAGCAAAGGGGCCATCACCCAGACGCGCGCTTTTCGCGAAGGACGCATCGCGATCCAGGACGAGGCTTCGCAACTGGTGGCGCTGCTGGTTGGCGGCGGTGAGCGGCTGCTGGACTGTTGCGCCGCTCCGGGAGGCAAGACCGCAATCATGGCGGAGCGGAATCCGGAAGCGGAGATCATCGCCGCCGACGTTCATCCGCATCGCGCTGCGTTGCTGATGGAACGCATGAGGCAATGGCCGAACGTGACGGTCATGGCGGCCAACGCCACCGAACTCGGCGTTTGCGGCCTTTTCGACGGAGTGCTCGCTGACGTTCCATGCTCCGGCACCGGCACCCTGGCACGGAACCCGGAAATCAAGTGGCGGCTGACGTCCGACGATCTGTCGGACTTGCACGGCCGCCAGGCGGCAATTTTGGGCGCGACCCTGCAGCACGTGCGTGGCGGGGGAATCATGTTGTATTCCACCTGCTCGCTGGAGCCGGAAGAAAATGTGCAGGTGGTGGAGGAAGTATTGCAGTCGCGTCCGGACTTTCGAATCGTGGACTGCCGCGGCGAACTGGAGCGGTTGAACGATTCCGGCGAACTCGCGTGGGGGGACCTTGATTCACTGCTGGACGGGCCCTACTTGAGAACGATTCCCGGAGTGCAGCCCGGCGACGGATTCTTCGGGGCAATTCTCGCGAAAGAGTAA
- a CDS encoding PASTA domain-containing protein: MRGFFRFLLLGLVLIMVALVSGLTAMRIAIHGREVVVPKFVGLTPPQADRLAAQNGLLVEFESRFYSPDIPIGHILSQEPYAGEKVRRGWRVRLAESLGPQHVEIPDVVGQSGRAAEINLRRRGLEPGTVAIAHIPGGEDQVIAQAPPPAAKGVASPKVNLLFAAQAEPQAFVMPNLVGRHLSDATRAITEAGLHVGSVHIAPEDPATIASATDIVSKQSPTAGQKVLAGSAVQLEVQK; this comes from the coding sequence ATGCGCGGATTCTTCCGATTCCTCCTCCTCGGGCTGGTGTTGATCATGGTCGCCCTGGTGTCAGGGCTGACGGCGATGCGCATCGCCATTCACGGGCGCGAGGTGGTGGTGCCGAAATTTGTCGGCCTGACGCCGCCGCAGGCGGACCGGCTCGCCGCGCAGAACGGGTTGCTGGTCGAATTCGAAAGCCGCTTTTACAGCCCCGACATCCCTATCGGACACATCCTGTCGCAGGAACCCTACGCGGGGGAAAAAGTTCGCCGTGGTTGGCGGGTGCGGCTGGCGGAAAGCCTGGGGCCGCAGCACGTAGAGATTCCCGACGTTGTCGGCCAGAGCGGCCGCGCGGCTGAAATCAACCTGCGGCGGCGCGGCTTGGAACCGGGCACGGTGGCAATTGCTCACATTCCCGGGGGCGAGGACCAGGTGATCGCGCAAGCTCCGCCGCCCGCGGCAAAGGGAGTCGCGTCGCCGAAGGTCAACTTGCTGTTTGCGGCGCAAGCGGAGCCGCAGGCGTTTGTCATGCCGAACCTGGTCGGGCGTCATCTTTCCGACGCCACTCGCGCCATCACCGAGGCGGGCCTGCACGTCGGCAGCGTTCACATCGCGCCCGAGGATCCGGCTACGATAGCTTCCGCCACGGACATCGTCAGCAAGCAGTCACCAACTGCGGGGCAGAAAGTCTTAGCGGGCAGCGCGGTGCAATTAGAAGTCCAAAAATAA
- a CDS encoding PBP1A family penicillin-binding protein: MKSIYAELPPVEVAGTKLVGRVVFALLVVASALIGAFGGLLLVYSTDLPEVSELQRYHPSTITELYDDQGRVVGSFALQRRVVAGYDDYPKVLRDAIISVEDKDFEKHWGVNFWRIIGAAYKDIVLGQKAQGGSTLTMQLSRNLFLSPERKFHRKIQEIMLAIQIERRFTKPQIFTLYANQIFLGHGAYGFEAGSLFYFSKHAKDLTLEEAALLAGLPKAPNYYSPLNNPERSARRRNLVINAMLEDGKITAAQAAHAKSMPIQLHPQSDPNSLAPYFAEEVRRYLEKKYGTDEVHQRGLRVYTTLNKELQEAANRGLLDGLAAYERRHGWKGHLPNMVAAGLDLDKYQHPDWDEPIAPGSYVHALVTRVTTGSATVKFGRYLATIAPADMAWTGHKNPDEILSRGDIAYVKIASVIDSDTAKVSLEQDSGAQGALLAIDNATGDIKAMVGGRDYDESKFNRATQAMRQVGSSFKPYVYTAAIDGGATPDDIILDAPVTFSSASGPYSPHNYDGKFEGNITLRRAVAQSRNIPALKTAARVGINKVIEYARKFGIVSPLPPVLPLALGSADLTLMEQTSGFSTFPNDGVRVVPRYTRKVTDYDGRVLEESYPEVKDVISPRTARIMTSLLREVVLHGTAFQASKLNHPLAGKTGTTNDFTDAWFVGFSPSITCGVWVGYDEKKSLGKKETGALAALPIWIDFMKVALKGREKEDFPAPPARSHNAAAKVDTPDFRPGDGEAH; encoded by the coding sequence ATGAAATCGATCTACGCCGAGCTGCCGCCGGTTGAGGTGGCGGGAACCAAGTTGGTCGGACGAGTCGTGTTCGCCCTGCTGGTGGTGGCGTCCGCGCTCATTGGCGCCTTCGGCGGCCTTTTGCTGGTGTATTCCACCGACCTGCCCGAGGTCAGCGAGCTGCAGCGCTATCACCCTTCCACCATCACCGAACTTTACGACGACCAGGGGCGCGTGGTCGGGTCCTTCGCGCTGCAGCGCCGCGTGGTGGCCGGCTACGATGATTACCCCAAGGTCCTGCGCGACGCCATTATTTCCGTCGAGGACAAGGACTTCGAAAAGCACTGGGGCGTGAACTTCTGGCGCATTATCGGCGCCGCGTACAAAGACATCGTGCTCGGGCAAAAAGCGCAGGGCGGATCCACGCTCACCATGCAGCTCTCGCGCAACCTGTTTCTCTCGCCCGAGCGCAAGTTCCATCGCAAGATCCAGGAAATCATGCTCGCCATCCAGATCGAGCGGCGCTTCACCAAGCCGCAGATCTTTACCCTGTACGCCAACCAGATTTTTCTTGGCCACGGGGCCTACGGCTTCGAGGCCGGATCGCTGTTTTACTTCAGCAAGCATGCCAAGGACCTGACGCTGGAAGAAGCCGCACTGCTCGCCGGCTTGCCCAAGGCGCCGAACTACTATTCTCCGCTGAATAATCCCGAGCGCTCGGCCCGCCGCCGCAACCTGGTGATCAACGCCATGCTGGAAGACGGCAAGATCACCGCCGCGCAGGCCGCACACGCCAAGTCCATGCCCATCCAGTTGCACCCGCAGAGCGATCCCAACTCGCTGGCGCCTTACTTCGCGGAGGAAGTCCGCCGCTACCTGGAGAAAAAATACGGGACCGACGAGGTCCACCAGCGCGGCCTGCGCGTTTACACCACGCTGAATAAGGAGTTGCAGGAGGCGGCGAATCGCGGTTTGCTGGACGGTCTTGCTGCCTACGAGCGCCGTCACGGATGGAAGGGGCACCTGCCCAACATGGTCGCCGCCGGTCTCGATCTCGACAAATACCAGCACCCCGATTGGGATGAACCCATCGCGCCCGGCAGTTACGTGCACGCATTGGTGACGCGGGTCACGACCGGGTCGGCGACGGTGAAATTCGGGCGCTACCTGGCCACTATCGCCCCCGCCGACATGGCATGGACCGGGCACAAGAATCCCGATGAAATTCTCTCGCGCGGCGACATTGCTTACGTGAAAATCGCCTCCGTCATCGACTCCGACACGGCGAAGGTTTCCCTGGAACAGGATTCCGGCGCGCAAGGCGCTCTGCTGGCGATTGACAATGCCACCGGCGACATCAAGGCCATGGTCGGCGGCCGCGATTATGACGAATCAAAATTCAACCGCGCCACCCAGGCCATGCGCCAGGTGGGGTCCTCCTTCAAGCCCTATGTCTACACCGCTGCCATCGATGGCGGCGCCACTCCCGACGACATCATTCTCGACGCCCCGGTTACGTTTTCCAGCGCCTCCGGCCCCTACTCGCCGCACAATTACGACGGAAAATTCGAAGGCAACATCACGCTGCGGCGCGCGGTCGCGCAGTCGCGCAATATTCCGGCATTGAAGACGGCGGCGCGGGTCGGCATCAACAAGGTGATCGAGTATGCGCGCAAGTTCGGCATCGTTTCGCCGCTGCCGCCGGTGCTGCCGTTGGCGCTCGGATCCGCCGATCTTACCCTGATGGAGCAGACCTCGGGTTTCTCCACCTTTCCCAACGACGGCGTTCGTGTCGTGCCACGATATACCCGCAAAGTTACCGATTACGACGGACGCGTCCTGGAGGAAAGTTATCCCGAGGTAAAGGACGTCATCAGCCCGCGCACGGCGCGCATCATGACCTCCTTGCTGCGGGAGGTAGTGCTGCACGGCACCGCGTTCCAGGCCAGCAAGCTGAACCACCCGCTGGCGGGCAAGACCGGCACCACCAACGATTTCACCGATGCGTGGTTCGTCGGCTTCTCGCCTTCGATCACTTGCGGCGTTTGGGTCGGTTACGACGAGAAAAAATCACTGGGCAAGAAAGAAACCGGCGCGCTCGCCGCCCTGCCCATCTGGATCGACTTCATGAAGGTGGCACTCAAGGGCCGCGAAAAAGAGGACTTTCCTGCTCCTCCCGCCCGGTCGCACAATGCCGCCGCCAAGGTGGACACCCCCGACTTCCGTCCCGGCGACGGAGAAGCGCACTGA